One Bacillus sp. FJAT-52991 genomic region harbors:
- a CDS encoding IDEAL domain-containing protein, translating to MPREQERNATDVYIDKLLNDILFKQEKQRIMVAIDQTLDKRDQEAFMKLSHKLNELERNFNS from the coding sequence ATGCCACGTGAGCAAGAAAGAAATGCTACTGATGTATATATCGACAAATTGCTAAATGACATTCTTTTTAAACAAGAAAAACAACGGATAATGGTAGCAATTGATCAAACCCTCGACAAAAGAGATCAGGAAGCATTTATGAAATTATCCCATAAGCTTAACGAATTAGAGAGAAATTTCAATTCCTAA
- a CDS encoding competence protein ComK, translating into MNNTHNEYFIRPEVMFIKAIECRGKEHTIVVEEKRTFELTVKPLDLIKKSCLAYGATYDGRRKASKLLLATDKKLPVIIDHFEGTYLFPLASHIRQGNLWISLSKVESFSKIDSKQVSILFTNGQRFSFPITERSLKNQHGKASRLKIKLKQQIHDLYR; encoded by the coding sequence GTGAATAATACCCATAATGAGTATTTTATTCGTCCTGAAGTGATGTTCATTAAGGCGATAGAATGCAGGGGAAAGGAACATACGATTGTCGTTGAAGAAAAACGAACGTTTGAATTAACTGTTAAACCTCTAGACCTCATCAAAAAAAGCTGTCTTGCCTATGGAGCTACTTATGATGGTAGAAGGAAAGCCAGTAAACTATTGCTAGCCACAGACAAAAAACTCCCCGTCATTATCGATCATTTCGAAGGAACGTACTTATTCCCACTTGCCTCACATATAAGACAAGGAAACTTATGGATCTCTTTATCCAAAGTAGAAAGCTTTTCAAAAATTGACAGTAAACAGGTTTCGATCTTATTTACAAATGGACAACGCTTTTCTTTTCCTATCACGGAACGATCTTTAAAAAATCAGCACGGAAAAGCTTCACGACTAAAAATCAAGCTAAAGCAACAGATTCATGATCTATATAGATAG
- a CDS encoding TVP38/TMEM64 family protein — MDLNSIKEWFTLEQIMDLIDRYQSFGPIPGFILPLLEAFLPFLPLFVFVLANVNAFGLWFGFILSWGGAVTGAFIIFLLMRNYGQRRMLSFLQRHKQVKKLMNWLDHHGFAPVFLLLCFPFTPSAVVNIVAGLSNISVTQYLLAVMTGKFVMIFTISFIGHDVAALIEQPIRTVVVATVILILWLGGKKVEAHLNKQGTRERG, encoded by the coding sequence ATGGACCTGAACAGTATAAAGGAGTGGTTCACACTCGAACAGATCATGGACTTAATTGATCGTTATCAGTCATTTGGCCCTATTCCAGGATTTATCTTACCGTTGCTAGAAGCCTTTCTTCCGTTTTTGCCCTTATTTGTATTTGTTTTGGCAAATGTGAATGCTTTTGGCTTGTGGTTTGGTTTTATTTTGTCTTGGGGAGGAGCGGTCACTGGTGCATTTATTATTTTTTTGCTCATGAGAAATTATGGTCAGCGACGGATGCTTTCATTTCTGCAAAGGCATAAACAAGTAAAAAAATTAATGAATTGGTTGGATCATCACGGGTTTGCTCCAGTATTTTTGTTGCTCTGTTTTCCATTCACACCTTCTGCAGTTGTTAATATTGTGGCTGGGCTTTCTAATATTAGTGTGACACAATATTTGCTGGCCGTTATGACAGGTAAATTTGTGATGATTTTCACTATTAGTTTTATTGGACATGATGTGGCTGCGTTAATTGAGCAGCCTATACGAACAGTGGTAGTAGCAACCGTTATTTTGATTTTATGGCTTGGTGGAAAGAAAGTAGAAGCCCACCTAAACAAACAAGGAACGAGAGAAAGGGGCTGA